From Nitrospirota bacterium, one genomic window encodes:
- a CDS encoding PilZ domain-containing protein has translation MTQKREFFRVAIERNGQVSRGAEVVPCEVLDLTEKGFQIRTDLAGAIGDRLDLEFQLTKGAPIHCTVEITYAAAPQFGARITSISPAHQHCLTQFIEQLNVLNLTGF, from the coding sequence ATGACGCAGAAGCGGGAATTCTTCAGAGTCGCGATCGAACGGAATGGCCAGGTCAGTCGAGGGGCTGAGGTTGTTCCCTGCGAAGTGCTCGACCTTACGGAAAAGGGATTTCAGATCCGCACGGATCTCGCTGGTGCAATTGGAGACAGGCTTGATCTCGAATTCCAGCTGACCAAGGGAGCCCCGATCCACTGCACGGTCGAGATTACGTACGCGGCGGCGCCTCAATTTGGCGCCCGCATCACCAGCATTTCTCCCGCGCACCAACATTGTCTGACTCAGTTCATCGAGCAATTGAATGTACTCAATCTGACAGGGTTTTAA
- a CDS encoding DMT family transporter has protein sequence MATSSGEANGSSGESPSLQPFVYLISAVLLLSTVPTVTKFVFTHSTVDPLGMALIRVMIGFAFLLAITLAQDRRGLSGLTAGDLLRLTLLGALGVGSYVIAAWGLRLTSVTHYIVIYSLLSPVTALFSVVLQKSQSRPLKIVGIVTSLVGGGIAMSEKLSNFQANFGFGDFLILVFTIMMAAHLVGSADIVKRFGAMTANTVMFGSSALLLAVAALVWGHLPTDDLSMPIASSVLYIGVATASVFLLRYRALQTISPATVAVYQNLTPVCAILFACLFLGEPFQLHAMVGGAIILVGAELVRQASQPQLSTSYLWAKRRLGSLAGSRMSA, from the coding sequence ATGGCGACCAGTTCAGGTGAAGCGAACGGTTCGTCAGGGGAGTCGCCGAGCCTTCAGCCATTCGTCTATCTTATCAGCGCCGTCCTGCTCCTCAGCACGGTACCGACCGTCACGAAGTTTGTCTTCACGCACAGTACGGTGGATCCGCTGGGGATGGCCCTTATCAGGGTGATGATCGGGTTCGCCTTTTTGCTCGCGATTACCCTCGCGCAAGACCGGAGAGGGCTGAGTGGGTTGACCGCTGGGGATTTGCTCAGACTGACGCTCTTGGGAGCGCTCGGGGTCGGGTCCTATGTGATTGCGGCCTGGGGTCTTCGCCTCACCAGCGTCACCCATTACATTGTGATCTACAGTCTGCTCTCACCGGTTACGGCACTATTTAGTGTGGTCCTGCAAAAGAGCCAGAGTCGTCCGCTCAAGATTGTCGGTATTGTGACGTCTTTGGTTGGTGGCGGGATCGCGATGTCAGAGAAACTGTCAAACTTTCAAGCAAATTTCGGATTTGGAGATTTCTTGATTCTTGTCTTTACGATCATGATGGCTGCGCACCTGGTGGGGAGTGCCGACATCGTGAAACGCTTCGGGGCTATGACCGCCAATACGGTCATGTTCGGCAGCAGTGCGTTGTTGCTGGCGGTCGCGGCGTTGGTCTGGGGGCATCTGCCGACCGACGATCTGTCGATGCCGATCGCTTCCTCCGTGCTGTACATCGGAGTGGCCACGGCCTCCGTCTTCCTCTTGCGCTATCGCGCGCTCCAAACCATTTCCCCTGCGACAGTTGCGGTATACCAGAACCTGACCCCTGTCTGTGCGATTCTGTTTGCCTGTCTTTTCTTGGGCGAACCGTTCCAGCTTCATGCGATGGTGGGTGGTGCGATCATTCTCGTCGGCGCCGAATTGGTTCGTCAGGCCAGTCAGCCTCAATTGAGCACCAGTTATCTCTGGGCGAAACGTCGTCTCGGCAGCTTAGCTGGCTCCCGCATGTCCGCCTGA